The genomic region TTATACTGATACCCTATATCTTATTCAAGTTAAAATTTTATAATAACACAAATTCAGCACTAAAATGTCTCAAATATGGGCTTTCCTTTATTAATTTAACTCCTTTCCATTTATTTTTATTTTCTAAAACCACTTTTGAAATTTCTGCAACATATCTTAAATGAGATTCAGTATAAACTCTTCTCGGTATAGCATATCTTACAAACTCAAATTTTGCATCCTTACCATGCATAAGAGAACCAATTTCACAGACCCTTATACCTCCTTCAAGATATAAAGCTATTGAAAAAACCTGTCCAGGAAAATTTTCCCTTTTAATGTGATCAAAAACCCTTTCTGCAAGAACATAAACAGCATGGCCACCTGTTGGTTTATATACAGGAACTCCTCTTTTAGAAAGTTCCTCACCAAGGAATTCCACCTCTTTTATTCTGAATTCAAGGTATTTCTCATCAGTAGCTTCCTTTAACCCTTGAGCAACAGCTTCAAGGTCTCTACCTGAAAGTCCTCCATAAGTGGGAAATCCCTCCCATAGTATAAGATACATAGAAAGTTCTTCATATAATTTTTTATCTCTAACAGCAATAAAACCTCCTATATTACTTATTCCGTCTTTTTTTGCACTCATATAACATAGATCTGAATAAGAAATTATTTCCCTTATTATTTTTTTTATACTCTTATTTTTTTCTTCTCTTTTTTTAATAAAATAAGCATTTTCTGCAATCCTTGATATATCAAGAAATAAGGGGATCCCAAATTTTTCACATATTTCCCTTGTTTCCTTAACATTCTGAAAGGAAACAGGTTGACCAGCCATTGAGTTATTGGTAAGAACAAGAAAAACAGCAGGTACTCTTTTATGATATTTTTTCAAAAAAATTTTTAAATTGTCAGTATTCATATTGCCTTTGAAAGGAAAGTATTTTTCAGGATCAAGAGCTTCATTTATCACAAAGTCTGGAGTTTCTGCACCTATATAATTTAAATTTGCTCTTGTTGTATCAAAATGAGTATTTGAAGGAACTATCGGGTTTTTGATTTTTTTTGAAAAATACTCTGCCAAAATTCTTTCAGCACCTCTTCCTTGATGACAAGGTAAAACATAATCCATTCCAGTAAAACTTTTTACCTCTTCACAGAATCTTTCAAAACTTTCAGCACCTGCGTATGATTCGTCAGCTTCCATAATTTTTGACCATTGATGTTCACTCATTGCATTTGTTCCTGAATCAGTTAAAAGGTCAATGGTTATTTTGTTTGCAGGAATTTTAAAGATGTTATAAAAGGCCTTCTCAAGAATTTTTTTCCTTTCCCTTTTTGAAGTAAAAAAAATCGGTTCAACTACTTTTATCTTATAAGGTTCAAAAAAGAAAGTCAATTATAAAAATTATATGCCGGGGGCGGGACTTGAACCCGCACGGGATTAATCCCACATGGCCCTCAACCATGCGCGTCTGCCAATTCCGCCACCCCGGCTTTAAATATTATGATATACAATTTATTAAGGAAATTTCAAATTCTCTTTTCTTAATATTTTTATATGTTTTTTTCTGAAAAACAGAATAAAGGGACAGAACTAAGAATAAAAGCCAAAAAAATCCTTTTTAAAAAAAAATCAAAATTCCAGAAAATTGAAATATTTGAAAGTTACGATTGGGGTAAAGTTTTAATGCTTGATTCCCTTTTTATGCTAACTGAAAGGGATGAATTTTTTTACCATGAATCCTTAGTTCATCCAATCTTATCAAGTATTAAAAATCCTGAAAATGTTCTTATAATAGGAGGAGGAGACTGTGGAACCTTAAGAGAGGTTCTAAAACATCCTGTTAAAAAAGTTATTCAGGTTGAAATAGATGAACTTGTATTTAAAGCATCCCTAAAATATTTTCCATGGGTTAAGAAAATTTATAAAG from candidate division WOR-3 bacterium harbors:
- a CDS encoding tryptophanase, producing MTFFFEPYKIKVVEPIFFTSKRERKKILEKAFYNIFKIPANKITIDLLTDSGTNAMSEHQWSKIMEADESYAGAESFERFCEEVKSFTGMDYVLPCHQGRGAERILAEYFSKKIKNPIVPSNTHFDTTRANLNYIGAETPDFVINEALDPEKYFPFKGNMNTDNLKIFLKKYHKRVPAVFLVLTNNSMAGQPVSFQNVKETREICEKFGIPLFLDISRIAENAYFIKKREEKNKSIKKIIREIISYSDLCYMSAKKDGISNIGGFIAVRDKKLYEELSMYLILWEGFPTYGGLSGRDLEAVAQGLKEATDEKYLEFRIKEVEFLGEELSKRGVPVYKPTGGHAVYVLAERVFDHIKRENFPGQVFSIALYLEGGIRVCEIGSLMHGKDAKFEFVRYAIPRRVYTESHLRYVAEISKVVLENKNKWKGVKLIKESPYLRHFSAEFVLL